The Cellulophaga sp. L1A9 genome window below encodes:
- a CDS encoding chaperone modulator CbpM, which translates to METQLIQLNDFCSGHEIEVAFVTELYDYDIIELKIVNDSPFISLEELPKVEKMLRLHQDLNINIEGLDAVHQLLERTIAMQSEIRLLRQKLHRFDEF; encoded by the coding sequence ATGGAAACACAATTAATACAACTTAATGATTTTTGTAGTGGTCACGAAATAGAAGTAGCATTCGTTACTGAATTATATGACTATGACATCATCGAATTAAAAATCGTAAATGACAGTCCTTTTATTTCTTTGGAAGAGTTGCCCAAGGTAGAAAAAATGTTACGCCTACATCAAGACCTCAACATTAATATTGAAGGTCTTGATGCCGTACACCAACTACTAGAACGCACTATAGCGATGCAAAGCGAAATACGTTTGTTACGACAAAAACTTCACCGTTTTGACGAATTTTAG
- a CDS encoding DnaJ C-terminal domain-containing protein: protein MEFIDYYKVLGITKNASASDIKKAYRKMARKHHPDLNPDNAEAEKNFKKINEANEVLSDVEKRKKYDQYGKDWQHADEFERQKQSQNQRSRQNYGGSGGFSGGQSNEDFSDFFESMFGGGQQGNFRSSRQNTKFRGQDYNAEITLNLTETLTTHKQTLAVNNKNIRITIPAGIEDQQTIKITGHGGPGVNNGPAGNLFIKFTVKNNTEFKREGANLYKTIELPLTKAILGDEITIDTLSGKVKLKVKPETQNGTKIKLSGKGLPKYKKEDQFGDLYITYQIKIPTNLTKEQKELFESLAATNL from the coding sequence ATGGAATTCATAGATTATTATAAGGTTTTAGGCATTACTAAAAATGCATCTGCTAGCGACATCAAAAAAGCATATCGCAAAATGGCACGGAAACATCATCCAGATTTAAATCCGGATAATGCAGAAGCTGAGAAAAATTTTAAAAAAATTAATGAGGCTAATGAAGTGCTTAGTGATGTAGAGAAGCGCAAAAAGTATGACCAATACGGAAAAGATTGGCAACATGCTGATGAATTTGAAAGACAAAAACAAAGTCAAAATCAGCGTAGCAGACAAAACTATGGTGGTTCTGGAGGTTTCTCTGGCGGACAATCTAATGAAGATTTCTCAGATTTCTTTGAAAGTATGTTTGGTGGGGGGCAACAAGGTAATTTTAGATCCTCAAGACAAAACACCAAGTTTAGAGGGCAGGATTATAATGCAGAAATAACTTTAAACCTAACAGAAACTCTTACCACACATAAACAGACTTTAGCGGTAAACAATAAAAACATACGGATTACAATTCCTGCCGGGATAGAAGACCAACAAACCATAAAAATTACGGGCCATGGCGGACCTGGGGTTAATAATGGTCCTGCTGGAAATTTATTCATAAAGTTCACTGTAAAAAACAATACGGAGTTTAAACGTGAAGGAGCTAATCTTTACAAAACAATAGAACTGCCTTTGACTAAAGCTATTCTAGGAGATGAGATCACCATAGATACCTTATCGGGAAAAGTGAAATTAAAAGTAAAACCAGAAACACAAAACGGCACCAAAATAAAATTATCTGGAAAGGGTCTCCCTAAATACAAAAAAGAAGATCAATTTGGAGATCTTTATATTACCTATCAAATTAAAATACCTACTAATTTAACAAAAGAACAAAAAGAATTATTTGAATCATTAGCAGCCACAAACCTATAA
- a CDS encoding response regulator, protein MKILAIDDQQLILMSLQKRLIELGYDVKIADSGEKGIEIFKDFNPNLVIVDINMPGLSGLEVVKHIRLEEKSKTPIMVMSGNTDEQIIVDGFDLGIDDYMKKPVSLSEVAARVKRIIGNPENTVTTKTKSEGQMLQQYCVGVVIPCYNEEERLSGEAFRNFVHNNLGYHLCFVNDGSTDSTLEVLEELRKGNENKISVYNCEKNGGKAEAVRQGMLHLAKDPQLDYIGYLDADLSTDFRDFDDLVKTMETSDFKIVSGSRMSRMGANITKESARKIISMTINLIIRSILKMPFNDTQCGAKIMDKELVELVFQKKFITRWLFDVEIFMRMRKHYGKDKVQTMICEQPLKRWIHADGSKLSMKDSIQIVGQLAKIAIHYK, encoded by the coding sequence ATGAAAATCTTAGCCATTGATGACCAGCAATTAATTCTTATGTCTTTGCAAAAAAGACTAATTGAGTTGGGATACGACGTAAAAATTGCAGATTCTGGAGAAAAAGGAATCGAAATATTTAAAGATTTTAACCCTAATTTAGTTATTGTTGATATTAACATGCCAGGATTATCTGGACTGGAAGTTGTAAAACACATTCGATTAGAGGAGAAGTCCAAAACACCTATCATGGTGATGTCTGGCAATACTGATGAACAAATAATTGTTGACGGTTTTGATTTAGGCATCGATGATTACATGAAAAAGCCCGTGAGTTTAAGTGAAGTAGCGGCACGTGTAAAACGTATTATAGGCAATCCAGAAAATACCGTCACTACAAAAACTAAAAGTGAAGGTCAAATGTTGCAACAATACTGCGTTGGAGTGGTGATACCTTGCTATAACGAAGAAGAAAGGTTATCTGGAGAGGCATTTAGAAATTTTGTACACAATAATCTTGGCTACCATTTATGTTTTGTTAATGATGGGAGTACAGACAGTACCTTAGAAGTACTAGAAGAATTACGCAAAGGGAATGAAAATAAAATAAGTGTTTATAATTGTGAGAAGAATGGTGGTAAAGCTGAGGCAGTACGCCAAGGAATGTTACATTTAGCCAAAGATCCACAATTAGATTACATTGGATATTTAGATGCTGATTTATCTACAGATTTTAGAGATTTTGATGACTTGGTTAAAACCATGGAAACATCAGATTTTAAAATTGTTAGTGGCTCTCGTATGAGCAGAATGGGTGCTAATATTACCAAAGAATCTGCACGAAAAATAATTAGTATGACTATTAATTTAATCATCAGATCTATATTAAAAATGCCCTTTAATGATACCCAATGTGGCGCCAAAATAATGGACAAAGAATTGGTGGAATTAGTCTTTCAGAAAAAATTTATTACCCGTTGGTTGTTTGATGTAGAGATTTTTATGCGCATGCGTAAACATTACGGAAAAGACAAGGTACAAACTATGATTTGTGAGCAACCATTAAAAAGATGGATTCACGCCGATGGTTCAAAACTATCTATGAAAGACTCTATACAAATTGTGGGGCAACTGGCTAAAATTGCGATACACTATAAATAA